The Clostridium sp. DL-VIII DNA window TGCATCTGCTACCTGTGACATCGCCGCAGAACTTGCGTCTATTTCTGACTGTATCTTTTCGCTGTTTACTGATGACTGTTGAACATCTGCTGCTGTGCTTTGAAGTGCTTGATTTATTTGCTCCACTGTAGCTTCAACTTCTTGCGCCATTGAAACCAGTTCCTCTGACATTAAACTTACAAAATCACCATCACTACTATATTTTTCTCCAACCTCAGCATAATCCTGTAATTGCTTATCTACATCACTTGACATAAAGTTAAGTATATCATTACTATTTTGTGAAAGGTTTTTAACCGCATCTTGTATTTTACCTATTGTATTTTGAATAGTTATAACTGTTTGTGAAGATTCTTCTGCCAGCTTTCTTATTTCCTCTGCGACAACAGCAAATCCTTTTCCTGATTCTCCTGCTCTTGCAGCTTCAATTGCAGCATTTAATGCAAGCAGATTAGTTTGCTCTGCAATTTCAGCTATTGCATTTGCCATAACCTTCACTTCTTCAACAACTTTTGCATCCTCTATTGCTTTAATAATGCTCTTTTCCTTTTGCTCTCTCACTTCTGCTGTATTCTCAATAGCAATTTTGCTATCTCCTTTTATCTTCTCAGCTCTGCTCTTAATTTTTTCAGCATTCGAGCTTCCATCTTCTGCTTTTTTTGACAGACTTTCCATGCTTGAATTTACTTCCTCAATAGATGCTGCAATTTCTTCTGCTGTGGCACTTGTTGTTGTCATTGTGCTATTTATGTTTCTAGATGAATTGTCAACTTCATCTAGTTTAGCAGAAACTTCTTCAACATTTGCAGATAATTCCTGACTTAAGGAACTTATATTATAAGATTCATTAAGAATAGTGGAAATAAGTTCTCTCACATTCTTCTGAGCTATATTCAACTGGCTTCCAATTTCACCGATTTCATCTATTCTTATTATTTTAACATCTTCCGAAAAATCGTAACCTGCTAATCTTACAGCAAAGGCTTTAAGTTCGTTCAATCTTGAAATTATATTCTTATGCATATAAATTCCTGAAGCAATTGCAATTATTATGCTTATTACGCATACAGCTACTGTTATTGTAATATCTCTAGCTATTGTACTTCCATCTGCCAACCCATTTTTTATATCACTAAGCTGCTTAAAATTGACAATTCCAGATACAAATACAAGCAAACATAATATAAAATATGATGTTACAAGTTTAGCCTTAAGCGACATATTTTTTTTCTCTTCATTCATCCTTATTCCTCCCTATTGCCCTCTTATTTTAGTAAAAAATATAATTGCTATATAAATACAATTATTATATACATTTTTAATTTATAAGCCTATTAATTATCCATAGACTTTTATTATATACAACACAATACTTCATTATATACGTTTCAATAATAATTCTACATTTTCAAGAAATCCTGTAAGGATTTCAACTACAATTGTTAATTGCAATATATATACTATATAATATCACTCTTTTTTTCTACATTCAACTAATAGTAACAGCATATTACATATTATAACTTCTATTCTCATCACATACTGCACTCTAATTAGCAGTTAGCATTTAGCGATATATATCTAATAGTTTTTATTATCCAAAACTATTAGATAAAATAATAAGACAGAAGTGATGACTTTAATAATCATCACTTCTATCTTACTTCTCTTATATATTATTTAAATTTATCCATTGTCCATCAAGGAACATCATTCCTGTTTTCATGGCGCCATTTGCATCAAAATAATATTTTTTACCATCTATTGTCTGCCATCCTCTCATCATCTGTCCAGAAGAATCTAGATAGTACCATACTTTTCCACTATATAACCAACCTGTTCTCATAGTTCCATCATCATTTATATAGTATTTATTCTTATTCCAAGTTATCCAGCCTTTTTGCATTATACCATGGTCATCTAAGTAATACCATTTACCTAAATACAATGTCCAACCCGTTTGCATTTCACCAAAATTATTGAAGAAATACCATTTTCCATCATAAGTGGCCCATACGTTAGTTTTCATCGCGCCATTAGCCTCAAGATAATACCAGAATCCTTTATCATAGAACCAGCCTGTTTGCATAATACCAGCACTATTTAAATAGTACCATTTACCGCTTTCATTTAACCAGCCTGTTTGCATATAACCATTTATATCCAAGAAATACCATTGATTATCATATTTAACCCACTCATTTTTAACTTGTACACCTGCAGCGTC harbors:
- a CDS encoding methyl-accepting chemotaxis protein, whose translation is MNEEKKNMSLKAKLVTSYFILCLLVFVSGIVNFKQLSDIKNGLADGSTIARDITITVAVCVISIIIAIASGIYMHKNIISRLNELKAFAVRLAGYDFSEDVKIIRIDEIGEIGSQLNIAQKNVRELISTILNESYNISSLSQELSANVEEVSAKLDEVDNSSRNINSTMTTTSATAEEIAASIEEVNSSMESLSKKAEDGSSNAEKIKSRAEKIKGDSKIAIENTAEVREQKEKSIIKAIEDAKVVEEVKVMANAIAEIAEQTNLLALNAAIEAARAGESGKGFAVVAEEIRKLAEESSQTVITIQNTIGKIQDAVKNLSQNSNDILNFMSSDVDKQLQDYAEVGEKYSSDGDFVSLMSEELVSMAQEVEATVEQINQALQSTAADVQQSSVNSEKIQSEIDASSAAMSQVADAATEQAHIAMNLTELVQKFKLK